The sequence below is a genomic window from Novosphingobium sp. KACC 22771.
GCGCCCTATCACGAAGATAGCGTTATCATGCGCCGTTTTCCAGCGGGTTCTTTCGTTTGCACGCTGTCGGTTTGCGCATTTCGCGCCGGGATCTCACACCTGCCTTGCCGCGCCGAAGCCCGCAATCGACCATCGGGCAATGGGGAGGTGGCTCCATTTGGCGCGCCGCGCATTACACCGATGCAACCGACCGGCGAGGAATGATACCGCACCATGAAACTGCCCCCTGTTACGATGTCTGGGACCACCCTTTCGCGCCTTCGCAATCTGGCCTTTGTGCTGGGCGGGCTGGGGGTGATTGGCGTGCTGGGGCTGGCGGCTTTTCCGTGGGGCATGTTGAAGGGGGCGCTCGAAAGCCGGTTGAGCCAGACCATCGGCAGCACGGTCAGCATCGGGGCGATGGAGCGGCTCGATGCTGTTTCCTTTCACCCGCGCCTGCGCCTTCGCGCGGTGCGCATTCCGCAACCGGCCTGGGTTGATCCTTCGCTGGGCGATCTGGCGCAGATTGGGCAGGTGGACTTGACCTTGTCGACATGGGCGCTGATTTTCGGGCGCGATGCGGTCGAGCGGGCCGAGGTGCGCGGCGCCAACCTGCAATTCTATCGCACGGCGCAGGGCCGCAAGAATTGGGGCGAGAACACGAAGGGCGAGGATGGGCCGAGCAAGTCCGGCGCGCGCCTCATGATGCTGCGCGTGGCGGACAGCCGACTGCGCTATCTTGACCAGAAGCGGGACCGTTCGATGGATGTGGCGGTGTCCTCCGATGCCAGCGGGCTGACGATCAACGGTCAGGGCCTCATCCTTGGCAACCGGGTCAGCATCACCGGCCATGGCGCTGCGGTGGTGGATGGGCAGGCGCAGGGCGAATGGCCCTTCAGCGTTGCCATTGAAGGCCCTGCGGTGGGTTTTGCGCTTGACGGCACCATGCCCTCGCCGCTGGATCTGGCCCATTTGCGGGGCAAGGCGCGCGCGCATGGCCGCGACCTGCGCTTGCTGGACGCCATTATCGAGGCCGGTCTGCCCGGCACCCAGCCTGTTACCCTGACGGCCAGCATCCGGCGCGACAAGCCTGATTGGATCATTGAGGACCTGCGCGGGACGATCGGGCGGTCCGATATCGCGGGCCATGCCACCATTCTCAAACGGGATGGCCGCACGAGGATCGACGGCGCGCTCCAATCGGATCGGTTTGATTTTGATGATCTCTCATCCGACGAAGGCAAACGGCGGGCGGCGGCGATCAAGGCGCGTCTGGGCGCGCGCATCCTGCCCGGTTCGGCCATTGATCTGAGCCGGGTGGGGCGCACGGATGGCGCGCTCGACCTGCGGGTGAAGCACTTGCTCTGGCCCGGACCAAGCCCTTTTCGCAGCATGAGCGCCCATCTCTCACTGGAGCACAGCCGTTTGGAATTGAGCGCACTGCATGTTGGGATGACCCATGGCAGCATGGATGGCGCGATGGTGATTGACCAGACCAACAGCAAAAAACCCGATCCCAAGCTGGACCTGCGCCTTGGCCTCAAAGGCGCGCGTCTGCTCGATTTCTTCCCTCGTGCCCAGATTGACGGCAGTATGATCGGGCGTCTGGCTGTTGTCGGCTATGGCCATACCATCGCCGAGGCGATCGGGGCGGGCGATGGCGTGTTTGCTCTGGTGGCGCGCGACGGGCAGATCCCTGCGCGCACCGCCGCCCTGTTGGGCCAGGATATCGTGCGCGGTCTGACGCTGGACAAGGACAAGACCGACACGTTGCGCTGCGTGGCGGCGCGGCTGGATATTCGCGGCGGCATGGCTCGGCCCGCGCCCGTCCTTATCGATTCCACGCGCGCCCAAACGCAGGTATGGGGCACCATCAACCTGCGCAGCGAGCGACTGACACTGGCGCTCAAAGGCGCGCCCAAAAAGGCATCGCTGCTGCGCCTGCCCGGACAGGTGACGATTGGCGGGACCATCCGCTCGCCCGATATTTCCGTGCCGCAAAAGACCAAATCGGTGGGCGGCGTGCTCAACATGCTTGGCTCGGCGATTGCCGGGCGTCAGGACCCGCTGGCCGGTGATGCGGATTGCCATGCGTTGGAGCGCAAGGCTATGCGCTAGTGCCGCGCCCCCGCCTATTGGACCGTGATGATCCCCGCCTTGGGATGCCATACGCGCGGGCCAAGCAGGCGGTCATGGACGAAACGCACAGAATGCAGCACAGCCTCAATATCGCGCCGCCATGTATCCAGAAAGCGGCGCAATTCCGGGAAATGGGGCGCCTCGTCATAAAATTGCCAGACGAATATTTGCAGCAGCGAAGGATAGTCGGGCATGAAATAGCTGATTTCTGCGGTCGATAGACCATAACCCTGCAGTTGCCGTGCAAATTCGTCATGTGTG
It includes:
- a CDS encoding protein usg; protein product: MGTHDEFARQLQGYGLSTAEISYFMPDYPSLLQIFVWQFYDEAPHFPELRRFLDTWRRDIEAVLHSVRFVHDRLLGPRVWHPKAGIITVQ
- a CDS encoding AsmA family protein; this encodes MKLPPVTMSGTTLSRLRNLAFVLGGLGVIGVLGLAAFPWGMLKGALESRLSQTIGSTVSIGAMERLDAVSFHPRLRLRAVRIPQPAWVDPSLGDLAQIGQVDLTLSTWALIFGRDAVERAEVRGANLQFYRTAQGRKNWGENTKGEDGPSKSGARLMMLRVADSRLRYLDQKRDRSMDVAVSSDASGLTINGQGLILGNRVSITGHGAAVVDGQAQGEWPFSVAIEGPAVGFALDGTMPSPLDLAHLRGKARAHGRDLRLLDAIIEAGLPGTQPVTLTASIRRDKPDWIIEDLRGTIGRSDIAGHATILKRDGRTRIDGALQSDRFDFDDLSSDEGKRRAAAIKARLGARILPGSAIDLSRVGRTDGALDLRVKHLLWPGPSPFRSMSAHLSLEHSRLELSALHVGMTHGSMDGAMVIDQTNSKKPDPKLDLRLGLKGARLLDFFPRAQIDGSMIGRLAVVGYGHTIAEAIGAGDGVFALVARDGQIPARTAALLGQDIVRGLTLDKDKTDTLRCVAARLDIRGGMARPAPVLIDSTRAQTQVWGTINLRSERLTLALKGAPKKASLLRLPGQVTIGGTIRSPDISVPQKTKSVGGVLNMLGSAIAGRQDPLAGDADCHALERKAMR